A DNA window from Micromonospora sp. NBC_01739 contains the following coding sequences:
- a CDS encoding zf-HC2 domain-containing protein, whose translation MTDFHLDPRTLAAYADGGLDDIDAWSVEAHLDRCADCRARLALDDPTRRLVEAAAVALAAPLPPPGRVRRATRWRRIRVLVGAGPAARAAWLVAVALTGLAALGLAVTPELLPPWLLLLAAPMLPAVGTALSYGSWSDPLHEMVAATPLGGLEIILWRTLAVLAVTAPVTLGAGVVTGVGTPMLWPLAGLALTALTLALGSLIEPGQAASAVAGAWAVIVLAPIGEWMVLVQAGPVWLGVTAAAVLVVWTRRDLVGRRTA comes from the coding sequence GTGACCGATTTTCACCTGGACCCCCGGACCCTGGCGGCGTACGCCGATGGTGGTCTGGACGACATCGACGCCTGGTCGGTGGAGGCCCATCTAGACCGGTGCGCCGACTGCCGGGCCCGGCTGGCCCTGGATGATCCGACCCGGCGGCTGGTCGAGGCGGCGGCGGTGGCGTTGGCCGCCCCGCTGCCACCACCGGGCCGGGTACGCCGGGCGACCCGGTGGCGTCGGATCCGGGTCCTGGTGGGTGCCGGCCCGGCCGCCCGCGCCGCGTGGCTGGTGGCGGTGGCCCTGACCGGACTGGCCGCGCTGGGGTTGGCGGTCACTCCGGAGCTGCTGCCGCCGTGGCTGCTGTTGTTGGCCGCGCCGATGCTTCCGGCGGTCGGCACGGCCCTGTCGTACGGGTCGTGGTCCGATCCGTTGCACGAGATGGTGGCGGCCACCCCGCTGGGCGGACTGGAGATCATCCTGTGGCGCACCCTCGCGGTGCTCGCGGTCACCGCGCCGGTCACCCTCGGCGCGGGGGTGGTGACCGGCGTCGGTACGCCGATGCTGTGGCCGCTGGCCGGTCTCGCTCTCACCGCCCTGACCCTGGCGCTCGGCTCGCTGATCGAGCCCGGCCAGGCGGCGTCGGCGGTGGCCGGTGCCTGGGCGGTGATCGTGCTGGCCCCGATCGGCGAGTGGATGGTGCTGGTGCAGGCCGGGCCGGTGTGGCTGGGAGTCACGGCGGCGGCCGTGCTCGTGGTGTGGACCCGACGGGATCTGGTAGGGAGACGAACCGCGTGA
- a CDS encoding RNA polymerase sigma factor → MMDSDDAALLRRVGAGDRGAFDVLYARHAPWLALRLRRRCRDPELAQELLQETFLTVWRAAAGYREDGAVTGWLWTVALRRLIDAHRRVAARPSTAGSVSPEAVPAWSPSAEDEALAGSYDAALERALHRLSPELRAVLQATVLDGLTVRETATLLGVPEGTVKTRAMRARRELREALS, encoded by the coding sequence GTGATGGATTCAGACGACGCGGCGTTGCTGCGCCGCGTCGGTGCGGGCGATCGGGGCGCGTTCGACGTGCTCTACGCGCGGCACGCACCCTGGTTGGCGCTGCGGCTGCGTCGCCGGTGCCGCGACCCGGAGTTGGCCCAGGAGTTGCTCCAGGAGACCTTCCTGACCGTGTGGCGGGCGGCGGCCGGCTATCGGGAGGACGGCGCGGTGACCGGCTGGCTCTGGACGGTCGCGTTACGCCGGCTGATCGACGCCCACCGGCGCGTCGCGGCCCGTCCGTCCACGGCCGGGTCGGTGTCGCCGGAGGCGGTGCCGGCCTGGTCGCCCTCGGCCGAGGACGAGGCGTTGGCCGGGTCCTACGACGCGGCTCTGGAACGGGCGCTGCACCGGCTGTCGCCGGAGCTGCGGGCGGTGTTGCAGGCCACCGTCCTCGACGGGTTGACCGTACGGGAGACGGCGACCCTGCTCGGCGTACCGGAGGGAACGGTCAAGACCCGGGCGATGCGGGCCCGCCGGGAATTGCGGGAGGCGCTGTCGTGA
- a CDS encoding YceI family protein: MTGATRIWNGMSIPAPGRYDLDAGHKRIGFVAKHMMVSPVRGEFREASARITVAEDPLESTIVASIQAASIDTANVDRDTHLRSADFLDVEQFPTLEYRSTGIAALDKTDPIFFWAKLRNHRLGRRAVEEEPALPTRPVTARFVLSGELTVKGITRPVDCQVEFGGARRDPYGQDIFGFSATAELNREDYGLVWNVALDSGGVLVGRTVRIEIAGEAIRQP, encoded by the coding sequence ATGACCGGCGCCACGCGCATCTGGAACGGCATGTCCATCCCCGCACCCGGCAGGTACGACCTCGACGCCGGGCACAAGCGGATCGGGTTCGTCGCCAAGCACATGATGGTCAGCCCGGTGCGGGGCGAGTTCCGTGAGGCCAGCGCCCGCATCACGGTCGCCGAGGATCCCCTGGAGTCCACGATCGTGGCGAGCATCCAGGCGGCCAGCATCGACACCGCCAACGTCGACCGGGACACCCACCTGCGCAGCGCCGACTTCCTGGACGTGGAGCAGTTCCCGACCCTGGAGTACCGCAGCACCGGCATCGCCGCTCTGGACAAGACCGACCCGATCTTCTTCTGGGCCAAGCTGAGGAACCACCGACTCGGTCGCCGGGCGGTGGAGGAGGAGCCCGCCCTGCCCACCCGGCCGGTGACCGCCCGGTTCGTGCTCTCCGGTGAGTTGACCGTCAAGGGCATCACCCGCCCGGTGGACTGCCAGGTCGAGTTCGGGGGTGCCCGCCGTGACCCGTACGGGCAGGACATCTTCGGGTTCAGCGCCACGGCGGAGCTCAACCGGGAGGACTACGGCCTGGTCTGGAATGTGGCCCTGGACAGCGGCGGGGTGCTGGTCGGCCGTACCGTCCGCATCGAGATCGCCGGCGAGGCCATCCGGCAGCCATAG